Proteins from one Apis cerana isolate GH-2021 linkage group LG11, AcerK_1.0, whole genome shotgun sequence genomic window:
- the LOC107997752 gene encoding adenylate cyclase type 9 isoform X2 → MTSPLNRKRSSSVSFTRAKNDSEDTADEIHISLAPYIQTYLAHSGQGLGCCGISLPVPFERAAPRSWWNPRFDSEILEEQFKRSAFPQIRLRFRYALKYILLVSLSWLVYFVIIGTEYNTTTWPAIVTVFIIVGIMVTAVLYLTYTDYYKSYVLPISLGVASILCILSLLFLTLVPPYIDGLTLVGHFALCSEILLLIYTVLPMPLYACVGISMVYSFLFEFLTAYLYGTKNAREKFFSENFLLNTSKESNATINYNRISAAMYSSLKNFTNSQFSNVMHDNNESTTANVKIISYSQDPKMLSAFGMKSNQENIIEKISGVLNDTNVFKNLNSTMMSTTINSTMNASSNNLISKGINNITSIFKENILTHKNDDMSNYFLSSNISNQSFSDDYFSTSLGIRILMQICIHLIGIHILIMTFVRMRGTFMKVGQSLLVRRQLEMEKQLKEKMIHSVMPPKVADWLMEERECEREREDSLKKGSIPSNNTDIRSLFRPFNMHSMENVSILFADIVGFTRMSSNKTAEELVGILNDLFERFDDLCEHHGCEKISTLGDCYYCVSGCPEPRSDHAKCCIEMGLAMIEAIKQFDIERREGVNMRVGVHTGTVLCGIVGTKRFKFDVWSNDVTLANKLESTGKPGRVHLSEKTLNFLNDRYLTEEGDLINGIKTYFIKGRKSDFTNQFIMNITSPTSISPLMQSRHRVASCNSQSKLKYHYLHMVTNTSNYRMKANSLPSILDSENGDTDITDEKENANKSPISVASYGKKKIRNKPWKYLQRQRTTEEMTPLEMEEAKAIIAEQSKTESQSYEDRNGFRQNTSQSEIEMDPNPVPSSPLLSGQESLSRASSMCSRKDSGIRSNSRRSSIQQQLFLMNGMAQGDLLAHRVSGYYTSSSTLNSAHEPSSSVPYPFPPAVTDTFGACFHKLRKQSDLQLIRCVQDNVSSQRSYFVKPPLSSLTLFFKNKEMEKEYRENAHKVNECISGNPPTLATSRFNTYFDILISALIYTAVTISLFLLCDPTLYYMIFFVCATTIQIIAVLLCVRQLLYPNMIHSTLIQQIFKFFSQWYPWHICGAILVGLPITSIFLNYTCSNFHNLNNFEYYYGYLIFISLVHFCNFTQLNCWMKNFLVTFMGVLFLYFIMNHLSYNQENIGNLFINKTLNYSQFPIDKNIIDLIRNQSNESIIKKIFNNIPDFLLNSTTKIALISQQETEIRYHERLYNSEIFLDMILLLLLVWFLNREFEISYRLSFHGNAVAARDKSRVQSMKNQADWLLHNIIPKYVADQLKTTAKYSQNHKAVGIIFASIVNFNELYDESYLGGKEYLRVLNELIGDFDELLEKPEFSNVEKIKTIGSTFMAASGLNPQVRQQNEHEYKHLFQLIDFAMTLHKVINDFNRDLLGFKLILRIGFNYGDVTAGVIGATKLYYDIWGDAVNIASRMDSTGVAGRIQVAKNVLDVLSERYEFEPRGQVYVKGKDNMDVFLLIGKKDDIDITTNT, encoded by the exons atgacTTCTCCTTTAAATCGAAAACGAAGCTCTTCTGTTAGTTTTACAAGAGCTAAGAATGATAGTGAAGATACTGCAGATGAAATTCATATATCTTTAGCTCCATATATACAAACATACTTGGCACATAGTGGACAAGGACTTGGATGTTGTGGAATTAGCCTTCCAGTACCATTTGAACGTGCAGCACCAAGATCTTGGTGGAATCCCAGATTTGattcagaaatattagaaGAACAATTTAAAAGAAGTGCCTTTCCACAAATTAGATTAAGATTccg atatgctctaaaatatatcttactgGTTTCTTTATCATGGTtggtatattttgttataattggaACAGAATACAATACTACAACATGGCCAGCCATAGTaacagtttttattattgttggaATAATGGTAACAGCAGTTTTGTATCTAACATAtacagattattataaaagttatgtGTTACCAATTTCATTAGGAGTTGCATCTATACTTTGCATTTtatctttactttttcttaCATTAGTACCACCTTATATAGATGGCTTAACTCTAGTCGGACATTTTGCACTATGTTCTGAGATTTTGTTATTGATATATACTGTCTTACCAATGCCACTATATGCTTGTGTGGGAATATCAATggtttattcttttctttttgaatttttgactGCTTATTTATATGGTACAAAAAAtgcaagagaaaaattttttagtgaaaattttttactaaatactTCAAAAGAAAGTAATGccacaataaattataatagaatatcagCAGCTATGTActcttctttgaaaaattttactaacAGTCAATTTTCTAATGTGATGCACGATAACAACGAATCTACAACtgcaaatgtaaaaataatatcatattcacAAGATCCGAAAATGTTATCTGCTTTTGGAATGAAATcaaatcaagaaaatataattgaaaagatatCTGGCGTTTTGAATGAtacaaatgtttttaaaaatttaaattctactaTGATGTCAACTACTATTAACTCCACTATGAATGCttcatctaataatttaatctccaaaggtataaacaatataacttcaatatttaaagaaaatatattaactcaTAAAAATGATGACATGTCAAACTATTTCTTAAGTAGCAACATATCTAATCAATCATTTTCGgatgattatttttctacGAGTCTTGGAATAAGAATCTTAATGCAGATCTGCATTCATCTGATaggtatacatattttaataatgactTTTGTAAGAATGCGTGGTACATTTATGAAAGTCGGACAATCGTTATTAGTTCGGCGTCAACTTGAAATGGAAAAACAACTTAAAGAGAAAATGATTCATTCAGTAATGCCGCCTAAAGTCGCAGATTGGTTaatggaagaaagagaatgCGAAAGAGAACGAGaggattctttaaaaaaaggtTCGATACCGTCCAATAATACAGATATTCGCTCATTGTTTCGACCATTTAATATGCATTCAATGGAAAATGTTAGTATCTTATTTGCTGATATTGTTGGATTTACACGAATGAGTTCAAATAAGACTGCAGAAGAATTAGTAGGCATTTTAAATGAtctttttgaaagatttgatGATTTATGTGAACATCATGGatgtgaaaaaatttctacattaggagattgttattattgtgtaAGTGGATGTCCAGAACCAAGATCTGATCATGCAAAGTGTTGTATTGAAATGGGATtag CTATGATAGAAGctataaaacaatttgatattgaaaGAAGAGAAGGTGTTAATATGAGAGTTGGAGTACATACTGGAACTGTATTATGTGGAATTGTAGGTactaaaagatttaaattcgaCGTTTGGTCTAATGATGTAACTTTAGCAAATAAACTAGAAAGCACAGGAAAACCAGGAAGAGTTCATCTAAGTGAAAAGACTCTGAATTTTCTCAATGATCGATATCTTACAGAAGAAGGAGATTTAATAAATg gtattaaaacttattttattaaaggtCGAAAATCAGATTTtactaatcaatttataatgaatataacatCTCCGACAAGTATATCGCCTTTGATGCAATCGCGTCACCGCGTGGCCTCTTGTAATAGTCAatctaaattgaaatatcattacCTCCATATGGTTACTAATACAAGTAATTATAGAATGAAAGCAAACTCTTTGCCAAGTATTCTAGATTCCGAAAACGGAGATACTGATATCacagatgaaaaagaaaatgcaaataaaagtCCGATATCTGTTGCCAGttatggaaagaaaaagatacgaaACAAACCatggaaatatttacaacGACAACGAACTACTGAAGAAATGACACCTCTAGAAATGGAAGAAGCCAAAGCAATTATTGCCGAACAATCAAAAACTGAATCTCAATCATATGAAGATCGTAATGGATTTAGGCAG AATACATCTCAAAGTGAGATTGAAATGGATCCAAATCCTGTACCTTCTAGTCCTTTATTATCTGGTCAAGAGTCACTTAGTCGTGCCTCTTCTATGTGCAGTAGGAAAGATTCGGGAATTAGAAGTAATAGCAGACGTAGTAGTATACAGCAACAG ttatttctaATGAACGGCATGGCTCAAGGAGATTTATTGGCACATAGAGTAAGTGGATATTATACTTCTAGTTCGACATTAAATTCTGCTCATGAGCCATCGTCTTCGGTACCATATCCATTTCCTCCAGCAGTTACAGATACTTTTGGTGCatgttttcataaattaagaaaacaatCTGATCTACAATTAATTAg GTGCGTTCAAGATAATGTAAGTTCTCAACGATCATACTTCGTGAAACCGCCACTTTCGAGTTTAActctctttttcaaaaataaagaaatggaaaaagaatacAGAGAAAATGCTCACAAGGTTAATGAATGTATCAGTGGAAATCCACCTACTCTGGCTACCTCGagatttaatacatattttgatattctaaTATCGGCATTGATTTACACTGCCGTCACAATTTCACTCTTTTTACTTTGCGATCCAaccttatattatatgatcttTTTTGTATGTGCTACTACCATTCAAATTATAGCAGTGTTACTTTGTGTTCGTCAACTCTTATATCCAAATATGATTCATTCAACATTAatacaacaaatatttaaatttttttcacaatggTATCCTTGGCATATTTGCGGTGCAATTTTAGTTGGCTTACCGATTACgtctatttttcttaattatacgtgtagtaattttcataatttgaataattttgaatactaTTAtggttatttgatttttattagtttagtccatttttgtaattttacacAACTTAATTGTTggatgaagaattttttagtaACATTTATGGgtgtattatttctttattttataatgaatcatTTGTCATATAATCAAGAAAATATCggtaatctatttattaataagacattaaattattcacaattcccaatagataaaaatattattgatttgatCAGGAATCAATCTAATGAAAgcattataaagaaaatattcaataatattcctgatttcttattaaattctacAACGAAAATTGCTCTTATAAGTCAACAAGAGACAGAAATTAGATATCACGAAAGATTATACAATTCCgagatttttttagatatgatACTTTTACTTCTGTTAGTTTGGTTTTTAAATCgtgaatttgaaattagttATCGATTAAGCTTTCACGGAAATGCAGTAGCTGCTCGAGATAAAAGTCGTGTACAATCTATGAAAAATCAAGCTGATTGGCTTTTACATAACATTATACCAAAATATGTTGCTGATCAATTAAAAACCACTGctaaatattcacaaaatcATAAAGCTGTGGGAATCATTTTTGCAAGCATAGTAAACTTTAACGAACTTTATGATGAGTCTTATTTGGGTGGCAAAGAATATTTGCGTGTGCTTAATGAACTCATTGGTGATTTTGacgaattattagaaaaaccggaattttcaaatgtagaaaagataaaaactaTTGGTAGCACATTCATGGCAGCAAGTGGTTTAAATCCACAAGTTAGACAACAAAATGAACATGAATATAAGCATCTGTTTCAATTAATAGATTTTGCTATGACATTgcataaagtaataaatgatttcaatCGAGATTTATTaggttttaaattaattttgagaattGGCTTTAATTATGGCGACGTAACTGCTGGTGTAATCGGGGCAACGAAGCTATATTATGATATCTGGGGTGATGCTGTAAATATAGCATCTAGAATGGATTCGACTGGAGTCGCTGGAAGAATACAAGTGGCCAAGAACGTTTTAGATGTTCTTTCAGAACGATACGAATTCGAACCACGTGGTCAAGTTTATGTTAAGGGAAAAGATAATAtggatgtatttttattaataggaaAAAAAGACGATATTGATATAACAACGAACACTTAA
- the LOC107997752 gene encoding adenylate cyclase type 9 isoform X4, with protein sequence MTSPLNRKRSSSVSFTRAKNDSEDTADEIHISLAPYIQTYLAHSGQGLGCCGISLPVPFERAAPRSWWNPRFDSEILEEQFKRSAFPQIRLRFRYALKYILLVSLSWLVYFVIIGTEYNTTTWPAIVTVFIIVGIMVTAVLYLTYTDYYKSYVLPISLGVASILCILSLLFLTLVPPYIDGLTLVGHFALCSEILLLIYTVLPMPLYACVGISMVYSFLFEFLTAYLYGTKNAREKFFSENFLLNTSKESNATINYNRISAAMYSSLKNFTNSQFSNVMHDNNESTTANVKIISYSQDPKMLSAFGMKSNQENIIEKISGVLNDTNVFKNLNSTMMSTTINSTMNASSNNLISKGIHILIMTFVRMRGTFMKVGQSLLVRRQLEMEKQLKEKMIHSVMPPKVADWLMEERECEREREDSLKKGSIPSNNTDIRSLFRPFNMHSMENVSILFADIVGFTRMSSNKTAEELVGILNDLFERFDDLCEHHGCEKISTLGDCYYCVSGCPEPRSDHAKCCIEMGLAMIEAIKQFDIERREGVNMRVGVHTGTVLCGIVGTKRFKFDVWSNDVTLANKLESTGKPGRVHLSEKTLNFLNDRYLTEEGDLINGIKTYFIKGRKSDFTNQFIMNITSPTSISPLMQSRHRVASCNSQSKLKYHYLHMVTNTSNYRMKANSLPSILDSENGDTDITDEKENANKSPISVASYGKKKIRNKPWKYLQRQRTTEEMTPLEMEEAKAIIAEQSKTESQSYEDRNGFRQNTSQSEIEMDPNPVPSSPLLSGQESLSRASSMCSRKDSGIRSNSRRSSIQQQLFLMNGMAQGDLLAHRVSGYYTSSSTLNSAHEPSSSVPYPFPPAVTDTFGACFHKLRKQSDLQLIRCVQDNVSSQRSYFVKPPLSSLTLFFKNKEMEKEYRENAHKVNECISGNPPTLATSRFNTYFDILISALIYTAVTISLFLLCDPTLYYMIFFVCATTIQIIAVLLCVRQLLYPNMIHSTLIQQIFKFFSQWYPWHICGAILVGLPITSIFLNYTCSNFHNLNNFEYYYGYLIFISLVHFCNFTQLNCWMKNFLVTFMGVLFLYFIMNHLSYNQENIGNLFINKTLNYSQFPIDKNIIDLIRNQSNESIIKKIFNNIPDFLLNSTTKIALISQQETEIRYHERLYNSEIFLDMILLLLLVWFLNREFEISYRLSFHGNAVAARDKSRVQSMKNQADWLLHNIIPKYVADQLKTTAKYSQNHKAVGIIFASIVNFNELYDESYLGGKEYLRVLNELIGDFDELLEKPEFSNVEKIKTIGSTFMAASGLNPQVRQQNEHEYKHLFQLIDFAMTLHKVINDFNRDLLGFKLILRIGFNYGDVTAGVIGATKLYYDIWGDAVNIASRMDSTGVAGRIQVAKNVLDVLSERYEFEPRGQVYVKGKDNMDVFLLIGKKDDIDITTNT encoded by the exons atgacTTCTCCTTTAAATCGAAAACGAAGCTCTTCTGTTAGTTTTACAAGAGCTAAGAATGATAGTGAAGATACTGCAGATGAAATTCATATATCTTTAGCTCCATATATACAAACATACTTGGCACATAGTGGACAAGGACTTGGATGTTGTGGAATTAGCCTTCCAGTACCATTTGAACGTGCAGCACCAAGATCTTGGTGGAATCCCAGATTTGattcagaaatattagaaGAACAATTTAAAAGAAGTGCCTTTCCACAAATTAGATTAAGATTccg atatgctctaaaatatatcttactgGTTTCTTTATCATGGTtggtatattttgttataattggaACAGAATACAATACTACAACATGGCCAGCCATAGTaacagtttttattattgttggaATAATGGTAACAGCAGTTTTGTATCTAACATAtacagattattataaaagttatgtGTTACCAATTTCATTAGGAGTTGCATCTATACTTTGCATTTtatctttactttttcttaCATTAGTACCACCTTATATAGATGGCTTAACTCTAGTCGGACATTTTGCACTATGTTCTGAGATTTTGTTATTGATATATACTGTCTTACCAATGCCACTATATGCTTGTGTGGGAATATCAATggtttattcttttctttttgaatttttgactGCTTATTTATATGGTACAAAAAAtgcaagagaaaaattttttagtgaaaattttttactaaatactTCAAAAGAAAGTAATGccacaataaattataatagaatatcagCAGCTATGTActcttctttgaaaaattttactaacAGTCAATTTTCTAATGTGATGCACGATAACAACGAATCTACAACtgcaaatgtaaaaataatatcatattcacAAGATCCGAAAATGTTATCTGCTTTTGGAATGAAATcaaatcaagaaaatataattgaaaagatatCTGGCGTTTTGAATGAtacaaatgtttttaaaaatttaaattctactaTGATGTCAACTACTATTAACTCCACTATGAATGCttcatctaataatttaatctccaaag gtatacatattttaataatgactTTTGTAAGAATGCGTGGTACATTTATGAAAGTCGGACAATCGTTATTAGTTCGGCGTCAACTTGAAATGGAAAAACAACTTAAAGAGAAAATGATTCATTCAGTAATGCCGCCTAAAGTCGCAGATTGGTTaatggaagaaagagaatgCGAAAGAGAACGAGaggattctttaaaaaaaggtTCGATACCGTCCAATAATACAGATATTCGCTCATTGTTTCGACCATTTAATATGCATTCAATGGAAAATGTTAGTATCTTATTTGCTGATATTGTTGGATTTACACGAATGAGTTCAAATAAGACTGCAGAAGAATTAGTAGGCATTTTAAATGAtctttttgaaagatttgatGATTTATGTGAACATCATGGatgtgaaaaaatttctacattaggagattgttattattgtgtaAGTGGATGTCCAGAACCAAGATCTGATCATGCAAAGTGTTGTATTGAAATGGGATtag CTATGATAGAAGctataaaacaatttgatattgaaaGAAGAGAAGGTGTTAATATGAGAGTTGGAGTACATACTGGAACTGTATTATGTGGAATTGTAGGTactaaaagatttaaattcgaCGTTTGGTCTAATGATGTAACTTTAGCAAATAAACTAGAAAGCACAGGAAAACCAGGAAGAGTTCATCTAAGTGAAAAGACTCTGAATTTTCTCAATGATCGATATCTTACAGAAGAAGGAGATTTAATAAATg gtattaaaacttattttattaaaggtCGAAAATCAGATTTtactaatcaatttataatgaatataacatCTCCGACAAGTATATCGCCTTTGATGCAATCGCGTCACCGCGTGGCCTCTTGTAATAGTCAatctaaattgaaatatcattacCTCCATATGGTTACTAATACAAGTAATTATAGAATGAAAGCAAACTCTTTGCCAAGTATTCTAGATTCCGAAAACGGAGATACTGATATCacagatgaaaaagaaaatgcaaataaaagtCCGATATCTGTTGCCAGttatggaaagaaaaagatacgaaACAAACCatggaaatatttacaacGACAACGAACTACTGAAGAAATGACACCTCTAGAAATGGAAGAAGCCAAAGCAATTATTGCCGAACAATCAAAAACTGAATCTCAATCATATGAAGATCGTAATGGATTTAGGCAG AATACATCTCAAAGTGAGATTGAAATGGATCCAAATCCTGTACCTTCTAGTCCTTTATTATCTGGTCAAGAGTCACTTAGTCGTGCCTCTTCTATGTGCAGTAGGAAAGATTCGGGAATTAGAAGTAATAGCAGACGTAGTAGTATACAGCAACAG ttatttctaATGAACGGCATGGCTCAAGGAGATTTATTGGCACATAGAGTAAGTGGATATTATACTTCTAGTTCGACATTAAATTCTGCTCATGAGCCATCGTCTTCGGTACCATATCCATTTCCTCCAGCAGTTACAGATACTTTTGGTGCatgttttcataaattaagaaaacaatCTGATCTACAATTAATTAg GTGCGTTCAAGATAATGTAAGTTCTCAACGATCATACTTCGTGAAACCGCCACTTTCGAGTTTAActctctttttcaaaaataaagaaatggaaaaagaatacAGAGAAAATGCTCACAAGGTTAATGAATGTATCAGTGGAAATCCACCTACTCTGGCTACCTCGagatttaatacatattttgatattctaaTATCGGCATTGATTTACACTGCCGTCACAATTTCACTCTTTTTACTTTGCGATCCAaccttatattatatgatcttTTTTGTATGTGCTACTACCATTCAAATTATAGCAGTGTTACTTTGTGTTCGTCAACTCTTATATCCAAATATGATTCATTCAACATTAatacaacaaatatttaaatttttttcacaatggTATCCTTGGCATATTTGCGGTGCAATTTTAGTTGGCTTACCGATTACgtctatttttcttaattatacgtgtagtaattttcataatttgaataattttgaatactaTTAtggttatttgatttttattagtttagtccatttttgtaattttacacAACTTAATTGTTggatgaagaattttttagtaACATTTATGGgtgtattatttctttattttataatgaatcatTTGTCATATAATCAAGAAAATATCggtaatctatttattaataagacattaaattattcacaattcccaatagataaaaatattattgatttgatCAGGAATCAATCTAATGAAAgcattataaagaaaatattcaataatattcctgatttcttattaaattctacAACGAAAATTGCTCTTATAAGTCAACAAGAGACAGAAATTAGATATCACGAAAGATTATACAATTCCgagatttttttagatatgatACTTTTACTTCTGTTAGTTTGGTTTTTAAATCgtgaatttgaaattagttATCGATTAAGCTTTCACGGAAATGCAGTAGCTGCTCGAGATAAAAGTCGTGTACAATCTATGAAAAATCAAGCTGATTGGCTTTTACATAACATTATACCAAAATATGTTGCTGATCAATTAAAAACCACTGctaaatattcacaaaatcATAAAGCTGTGGGAATCATTTTTGCAAGCATAGTAAACTTTAACGAACTTTATGATGAGTCTTATTTGGGTGGCAAAGAATATTTGCGTGTGCTTAATGAACTCATTGGTGATTTTGacgaattattagaaaaaccggaattttcaaatgtagaaaagataaaaactaTTGGTAGCACATTCATGGCAGCAAGTGGTTTAAATCCACAAGTTAGACAACAAAATGAACATGAATATAAGCATCTGTTTCAATTAATAGATTTTGCTATGACATTgcataaagtaataaatgatttcaatCGAGATTTATTaggttttaaattaattttgagaattGGCTTTAATTATGGCGACGTAACTGCTGGTGTAATCGGGGCAACGAAGCTATATTATGATATCTGGGGTGATGCTGTAAATATAGCATCTAGAATGGATTCGACTGGAGTCGCTGGAAGAATACAAGTGGCCAAGAACGTTTTAGATGTTCTTTCAGAACGATACGAATTCGAACCACGTGGTCAAGTTTATGTTAAGGGAAAAGATAATAtggatgtatttttattaataggaaAAAAAGACGATATTGATATAACAACGAACACTTAA